Proteins encoded together in one Mauremys reevesii isolate NIE-2019 linkage group 11, ASM1616193v1, whole genome shotgun sequence window:
- the LOC120374860 gene encoding interferon lambda-2-like isoform X2: MVNVSYKFLFALAIWTMTTEAFPKGAERTKCHLAKYKSLPPRELEAFKKAKDKFVHDRVILVEKELDFATNVLENVEDPSLSKLLSRPLEILTQIRGDLRDCTRQTHSHRHSRRLNNWLQNFHESKETETPGCLEASVILNLFRLLNEDLRCAAYMELCV; this comes from the exons ATGGTGAACGTAAGCTACAAATTTCTCTTTGCTCTGGCCATCTGGACGATGACTACAGAGGCTTTTCCCAAAGGCGCTGAGAGGACAAAATGCCACCTCGCAAAATACAAGTCCCTGCCACCTCGGGAACTGGAGGCCTTCAAGAAAGCCAAGGACAAATTT GTGCACGATAGAGTCATCCTGGTAGAGAAGGAGCTAGACTTTGCCACCAACGTGCTGGAGAACGTTGAGGACCCCAGTCTGTCCAAGCTGCTCTCAAGGCCGCTAGAAATCCTGACGCAGATCAGAGGGGACCTGAGGGACTGC ACCAGACAAACTCATTCTCATCGACACTCCAGGAGGCTGAACAATTGGCTCCAAAATTTCCATGAGAGCAAAGAGACG GAAACACCTGGCTGCCTGGAAGCATCTGTGATCCTCAATCTCTTCCGGCTGCTGAACGAAGACTTGAGATGCGCAGCCTACATGGAGCTCTGTGTGTAG
- the LOC120374860 gene encoding interferon lambda-3-like isoform X1, protein MVNVSYKFLFALAIWTMTTEAFPKGAERTKCHLAKYKSLPPRELEAFKKAKDKFEDMMLLSDRKCSTRIFHRNWDIKELLVHDRVILVEKELDFATNVLENVEDPSLSKLLSRPLEILTQIRGDLRDCTRQTHSHRHSRRLNNWLQNFHESKETETPGCLEASVILNLFRLLNEDLRCAAYMELCV, encoded by the exons ATGGTGAACGTAAGCTACAAATTTCTCTTTGCTCTGGCCATCTGGACGATGACTACAGAGGCTTTTCCCAAAGGCGCTGAGAGGACAAAATGCCACCTCGCAAAATACAAGTCCCTGCCACCTCGGGAACTGGAGGCCTTCAAGAAAGCCAAGGACAAATTT GAGGACATGATGCTGTTGTCAGACCGAAAATGCAGCACCAGGATTTTCCACCGGAACTGGGACATCAAAGAGCTGTTG GTGCACGATAGAGTCATCCTGGTAGAGAAGGAGCTAGACTTTGCCACCAACGTGCTGGAGAACGTTGAGGACCCCAGTCTGTCCAAGCTGCTCTCAAGGCCGCTAGAAATCCTGACGCAGATCAGAGGGGACCTGAGGGACTGC ACCAGACAAACTCATTCTCATCGACACTCCAGGAGGCTGAACAATTGGCTCCAAAATTTCCATGAGAGCAAAGAGACG GAAACACCTGGCTGCCTGGAAGCATCTGTGATCCTCAATCTCTTCCGGCTGCTGAACGAAGACTTGAGATGCGCAGCCTACATGGAGCTCTGTGTGTAG